The Desulfomonile tiedjei genome includes the window GACCGGCAATCTCGATTTCGTGTACGGGGAGATGCTCTACAGCCTGAGCGGCACCGAGGGCCTGCTCCGGGATAAGGCTTTTCCCTTGCTGGAATGCTATATCCGGCCGTTGTTTTCCCCCACCGTGGCCCTGGAATGCGGTATCCGTTATAAAACGAAAGCGGGAGAAGAACTTACCAGGACCTGTGAAGTCGTTCGCACGGATGTGACCGGCTATATCTTGTTCACCGATTATCACCGTCCCCTGTGAGAGGGCTCTGAAAAAGAGACTCAGGCGTAAACTCCTGACGGGGTGAAAAGGGGAAAGGGGGAAGAGGGGAAAAGGGAAAAGGTCATTGCGGTGATTCCCTCCTTCGCCTTTTTCCCCTTTCCCCTTTTCACCCTGCCTCACGCCCTTAAATTTTTCTCTTATAATGATGAAACCGCACAAATTAATTACCATACTCTGGTTTTCGCTCCTGTGCCTCTGGCCCGGGCTGCTCTGCGGGGTGGAGGTCTCCGAATACGGCAATCCCTTCGCCTGGGTGACGGTGGGCCAGGTGGGGGTGAAGGCTGAGGTGGTCCGGTCCCCGGGCAAGGTCTACCTGGGCCTGGGGCACCGCCGGGAGCTGCCTGAAGGCCGGGGCATGCTCTTTATTATGCCCCGGATGGAGGTGCAGAATTTCTGTATGCGGGGCATGCAATTCCCCATTGACATCATCTGGATCACCCAGGGGAAAATCGTGGGGATAGAAAAGAATGTCTCGCCCAAATTCACCGGCACCCTCTGCTCCCCCCAGCCGGTGAATTATGTCCTGGAAGTGCCCGGCGGATTCTCGGACCGCCACGGTATTAAAGTGGGGGATGCGGTGAGCTGGTAGCCGGCAGTTTGGAGTTAGCAGGAAGCAGTATAAGAGAAAAATAGGGTCTGTCCCTAATTTTCCCTAATATCTCTTTAAGAACGGGGACAGACCCAGTTATTATTTTCTCAATTCTTGGGCTGTGAAGTCCGTCATGATCTCTCGCATGGTCTCATCAGAAAGCTCAACCGCTGCGAAATACCCTTCAGGATAAAGGTAATCCTCACCTGATTCGT containing:
- a CDS encoding DUF192 domain-containing protein; translated protein: MMKPHKLITILWFSLLCLWPGLLCGVEVSEYGNPFAWVTVGQVGVKAEVVRSPGKVYLGLGHRRELPEGRGMLFIMPRMEVQNFCMRGMQFPIDIIWITQGKIVGIEKNVSPKFTGTLCSPQPVNYVLEVPGGFSDRHGIKVGDAVSW